One window from the genome of Corynebacterium sp. SCR221107 encodes:
- a CDS encoding alpha-(1->3)-arabinofuranosyltransferase domain-containing protein, whose translation MRFLHPPRVPASTSAHLLGWFGFALIFFLQSPGLVAADTKLDLVLNPAKFLHGALFAYTDTFTLGQLQNQAYGYLFPQGLFFLLADPLPDWVAQRLWWTLCVGVGYSGFLLLLQRARVGRELGFQILAALLYALSPRTLTTLGAISSETWPSMVAPWILLPLVGAHARYGGRDRLPQLGYSVVAVACLGAVNATATLAACVPAGLYLLYRRRLRDLALWLAGCGLVSAWWIVPLAVLGTYASPFTDYIESAGVTTKWLNLAEILRGTTSWTPFVEAERIAGNELVGNPYLVIVTVLVAGMGLVGLARFGTRDAREGGAGRGYLLVLLATGIVIMGGAHLATGFLDGAGQALRNVHKFDLLVRGPIAAGVACLGAAFAATSPKQASTAIAAPTKRKTLAAACALLTLGALAPAVNRVVPMGAYQQVPDYWFEAADYLNDNAADTRTLVLPASSFARQEWGWTRDELVQPLLDVPWAVRDSIPLVTPEAIRGLDGLTTHPTVANLVRHGIGALLIRHDLAGTDYSTDTILDALKDSSPQPDQFAPSVRSFGAVEVVLLDPGRSMLLSQTADVPTVAGGGEILSLLGEGTFQLVEGDADIVTDTPALVARNYGSLGSVSAPLASLDEATDVLNPRKDYASVGPLSVVTGQGTIRASSSQSDATAFGGSDPRRSITAAVDGDDTTAWYPAPGAQAGQWLEVQADTGHDDGQAASASKRTITITTVGDVVELTISSGSAHVSTTLRPRTPTEVTVPGDGSQPVRITLGASRYRTGIAEVSLASGQLSRILTVPDSSPNVQQFLFQRILSGESQIDRQFSAPRDMTVRVDAAECFNEVLIDDVAYRCGDSVNLAAGTHTLHTLSSVVTLTVPGFNGAGAPTTTLTFNEDHTVSVSKPSDQDRILVTTRAENRGLEGFVDRADGTSLRLESITVNAGSQGFIIPAGTAGTFRMHFAGTTAYRLGLGIGALLALVTVACLLGIGLQKARKMRRASEAVADHKEKLPGTWATPFSEYAPWALMIAGTTLTIGWPALAVAATVWLALRLTLIPREILVAVTMTMAAMWLARAPWPEANYAGDNLLLGLACAASLLSASAPHTTHNPRPRTN comes from the coding sequence GTGCGCTTCCTGCACCCGCCGAGGGTTCCCGCATCGACCTCGGCCCACCTCCTCGGCTGGTTTGGCTTCGCCCTCATCTTCTTTCTTCAGTCCCCGGGGCTCGTCGCCGCCGACACGAAGCTAGACCTGGTGCTCAACCCTGCAAAGTTTCTGCACGGTGCACTCTTCGCCTACACGGACACCTTTACCCTGGGGCAGCTGCAAAATCAGGCCTACGGCTACCTGTTTCCCCAAGGACTTTTCTTCCTGCTTGCCGATCCCTTGCCCGACTGGGTGGCGCAACGGCTGTGGTGGACCCTGTGCGTAGGCGTGGGCTATTCCGGGTTCCTCCTGCTGCTCCAGCGCGCACGCGTGGGCCGGGAGCTTGGCTTTCAGATTCTGGCGGCCTTGTTGTATGCGCTTTCCCCGCGCACGCTGACGACGTTGGGCGCGATCTCCTCGGAGACCTGGCCGTCCATGGTTGCCCCGTGGATCCTGCTTCCCCTGGTCGGTGCGCACGCTCGCTATGGCGGGCGTGATCGCCTGCCCCAGCTTGGTTATTCCGTGGTGGCCGTGGCCTGCCTCGGTGCCGTCAACGCCACCGCGACGTTGGCGGCGTGCGTGCCCGCCGGGCTGTATCTGTTGTATCGGCGCCGGCTGCGCGATCTGGCCCTGTGGCTTGCAGGCTGCGGCTTGGTCAGCGCCTGGTGGATCGTACCCTTGGCGGTCTTAGGCACGTACGCAAGCCCATTTACCGATTACATCGAGTCCGCCGGGGTGACCACCAAGTGGCTCAACCTCGCGGAAATCCTGCGCGGCACCACAAGCTGGACGCCCTTTGTGGAAGCCGAGCGCATAGCCGGTAACGAGCTAGTCGGCAACCCCTACCTGGTGATCGTGACCGTGCTGGTGGCTGGAATGGGGCTGGTCGGGCTGGCCAGGTTTGGCACACGCGACGCCCGCGAGGGCGGTGCGGGCAGGGGTTATCTTCTTGTCCTGCTTGCCACGGGCATTGTCATTATGGGCGGGGCCCATCTTGCCACGGGTTTCCTCGACGGCGCGGGTCAGGCACTGCGCAATGTGCACAAGTTCGACCTTTTGGTGCGCGGCCCGATTGCAGCGGGCGTGGCATGCCTCGGCGCTGCCTTTGCCGCCACCAGCCCGAAGCAGGCCAGCACGGCCATCGCAGCCCCAACCAAGCGCAAGACCCTGGCGGCGGCCTGCGCGCTGCTGACCTTGGGGGCCTTGGCTCCGGCGGTCAACAGGGTCGTGCCGATGGGCGCCTACCAGCAGGTCCCGGACTATTGGTTTGAGGCGGCCGACTACCTCAACGACAACGCGGCCGATACCCGCACCTTGGTCTTGCCGGCATCCAGCTTCGCTCGGCAGGAGTGGGGCTGGACGCGTGACGAGTTAGTGCAGCCACTGTTGGATGTGCCCTGGGCGGTGCGCGACTCCATTCCTTTGGTGACCCCTGAGGCCATCCGGGGTCTCGACGGCTTAACCACGCACCCCACGGTGGCGAATCTGGTGCGCCACGGCATCGGCGCGCTGTTGATCAGACACGATCTGGCGGGCACCGATTACTCCACGGACACTATCCTTGACGCTCTCAAGGACAGCAGCCCGCAGCCCGATCAGTTCGCGCCCAGCGTCCGAAGCTTCGGGGCGGTCGAGGTGGTGTTGCTCGATCCGGGGCGCAGCATGCTGCTGAGTCAAACCGCCGACGTCCCCACCGTCGCCGGTGGCGGGGAGATCTTAAGCTTGCTCGGCGAAGGCACCTTTCAGCTGGTCGAGGGCGACGCTGACATCGTCACCGATACGCCGGCCTTGGTGGCGCGCAATTACGGGTCGCTGGGATCGGTGTCGGCTCCACTGGCCAGCCTGGATGAGGCAACGGACGTGCTAAATCCACGCAAGGACTACGCATCGGTGGGGCCTCTCTCCGTCGTAACCGGCCAGGGTACGATCCGGGCGTCGAGCTCACAGTCGGACGCCACGGCCTTCGGCGGTTCCGATCCCAGGCGCTCGATCACGGCTGCTGTGGATGGCGATGACACCACCGCGTGGTACCCAGCACCGGGCGCGCAAGCCGGGCAGTGGCTGGAGGTGCAGGCGGACACGGGGCACGATGACGGACAGGCGGCGTCGGCAAGCAAGCGCACCATCACCATCACCACCGTCGGCGATGTCGTGGAATTGACCATCAGTTCCGGATCCGCGCACGTAAGCACAACGCTTCGTCCACGCACGCCCACCGAGGTTACGGTCCCCGGTGATGGCTCACAGCCGGTGCGCATCACGCTCGGCGCCTCGCGCTATCGCACGGGGATCGCAGAAGTGTCCCTTGCCTCAGGCCAGCTTTCCCGGATCCTCACGGTGCCGGATTCGTCCCCCAACGTTCAACAATTCCTGTTTCAGCGAATACTCAGCGGCGAGTCCCAGATAGACCGACAATTCAGCGCCCCGCGGGACATGACCGTGCGCGTTGACGCGGCCGAATGTTTCAACGAGGTGCTTATCGACGATGTCGCCTACCGCTGCGGCGACAGCGTGAATCTTGCTGCGGGCACCCACACCCTCCACACGCTTTCTAGCGTGGTAACGCTGACCGTGCCAGGCTTTAACGGGGCGGGGGCGCCCACAACTACGCTGACCTTCAACGAGGACCACACTGTGTCGGTGAGTAAGCCATCCGACCAGGATCGGATTCTGGTGACCACCCGCGCCGAAAACAGAGGGTTGGAGGGCTTTGTGGATCGCGCGGACGGCACTTCCCTACGGTTGGAATCGATCACAGTCAACGCCGGCTCCCAGGGCTTTATCATCCCCGCTGGAACCGCCGGTACCTTCCGCATGCATTTCGCGGGTACCACGGCCTACCGCCTGGGCCTAGGCATCGGCGCCTTGTTGGCGCTTGTCACCGTGGCGTGCCTGCTGGGCATCGGGCTGCAAAAAGCCCGCAAGATGCGTCGGGCTTCTGAGGCGGTGGCGGATCATAAGGAGAAGCTGCCTGGCACCTGGGCGACACCGTTTTCCGAATACGCGCCCTGGGCGCTGATGATCGCGGGAACGACCTTAACCATTGGCTGGCCCGCGCTGGCCGTTGCCGCCACGGTGTGGCTCGCGCTGCGTTTGACGCTCATTCCACGCGAAATCCTCGTCGCCGTCACCATGACGATGGCCGCGATGTGGCTGGCGCGGGCACCGTGGCCGGAGGCCAACTATGCAGGAGACAATCTGCTGCTGGGGCTCGCGTGCGCCGCTAGTTTGCTCAGCGCCAGCGCCCCGCACACCACGCACAACCCAAGGCCTCGAACGAACTAA
- a CDS encoding glycoside hydrolase family 3 N-terminal domain-containing protein, translated as MKFFARPARHRRSSAVALVGALALLSGTWALSACSAPGQKDSSTGIVETAQSFSPAPAEPQASESATASSQATVTGSATAAAPVAIPADLRAQAASLIMVGVADFDDALWALRQGAGGIFLSSTTNPELLSTPGRDIAALRTQVGRDFDVSIDFEGGRVQRFAELLGNYPSPQQMAATMSPEQVRGLAFDLGTTLAGHGITVNFAPVVDVDGAGLDVVGDRSFSDDPAVVATYAAAFSQGMLDAGVRPVYKHFPGHGRASGDSHTGQVLTPPLADLQTYDLVPYHSLLGPTGPQGAGVMVGHMSVPGLGEATASSLNPAAYDLLRSFNFGGLIYTDDLSGMRAISDSYTPAQAAVASLSAGADQALWISTAGLVEAVDAVVAAVQSGSYPRAQFDASVARVAAS; from the coding sequence ATGAAATTCTTCGCCCGCCCTGCCCGCCACCGTCGGTCGTCCGCTGTAGCCCTCGTGGGCGCTCTCGCCCTTTTGAGCGGCACCTGGGCGCTGAGTGCCTGCAGCGCCCCGGGGCAGAAGGACTCCAGCACTGGGATCGTAGAAACCGCGCAATCATTCTCACCTGCACCGGCCGAGCCCCAGGCGTCGGAAAGCGCGACCGCAAGCAGCCAAGCAACCGTAACGGGAAGTGCAACCGCCGCTGCCCCGGTTGCCATCCCCGCTGACCTGCGTGCGCAGGCTGCCAGCCTCATCATGGTGGGCGTGGCCGACTTTGATGATGCGCTGTGGGCACTGCGTCAGGGGGCAGGGGGAATCTTCCTCAGCTCGACCACCAACCCGGAGCTGCTTTCCACCCCGGGGCGCGACATCGCCGCGCTGCGCACGCAGGTAGGACGCGATTTTGACGTCAGCATCGACTTCGAGGGCGGCCGCGTGCAGCGCTTTGCCGAGCTTCTAGGCAACTATCCCTCCCCACAGCAAATGGCCGCGACGATGAGCCCCGAGCAGGTGCGCGGGCTGGCCTTCGATCTGGGCACAACGCTTGCTGGTCACGGCATTACCGTGAACTTCGCCCCGGTCGTCGACGTCGATGGTGCGGGGCTCGACGTGGTCGGCGACCGCAGCTTTTCCGATGACCCCGCGGTGGTTGCCACCTATGCCGCAGCCTTTTCCCAGGGCATGCTGGATGCCGGCGTGCGGCCGGTGTATAAGCATTTCCCCGGCCACGGGCGCGCCAGCGGCGACAGCCACACCGGGCAGGTGCTCACCCCGCCGCTGGCGGACCTACAGACCTACGACCTGGTTCCCTATCACAGCCTGCTCGGTCCCACCGGCCCGCAGGGGGCTGGGGTCATGGTCGGGCACATGAGCGTGCCGGGGCTGGGCGAGGCCACCGCGTCCAGCCTCAATCCGGCCGCCTACGACTTGCTGCGTTCCTTTAACTTTGGGGGACTTATCTACACCGATGATTTGTCGGGAATGCGCGCGATCAGCGATTCCTATACACCCGCGCAGGCTGCGGTCGCATCCTTGTCAGCCGGTGCGGACCAGGCCCTGTGGATTTCCACCGCCGGGCTTGTCGAGGCCGTCGACGCGGTGGTGGCCGCCGTCCAGTCCGGCAGCTACCCGCGCGCGCAGTTCGACGCCTCCGTTGCGCGTGTTGCCGCTTCCTAA
- a CDS encoding DUF2613 domain-containing protein produces MAFESDSLNRRSLGPVVASAAVGIALGIVAVVGANVFSDRDTLPASGAVTVDSSLLGDPQYGSRN; encoded by the coding sequence ATGGCTTTCGAATCCGATTCACTCAACCGACGCAGCCTCGGCCCGGTGGTGGCTAGCGCTGCCGTGGGAATCGCGCTCGGAATCGTCGCCGTAGTTGGTGCCAACGTCTTTTCGGACCGCGATACCCTGCCCGCCTCTGGGGCAGTGACCGTGGATTCCTCCCTGCTGGGCGACCCGCAGTACGGATCCCGTAACTAG